In Pagrus major chromosome 23, Pma_NU_1.0, the genomic window GTCCCCGAGGCCGTACTTCCAGTGCGTCCGAGGTGTTATCTTAGTTGGAACACAAGCGCTGTTAAACCGCTCACCTCGTATTACTCAAGTTGACAAATTCTGACTGTGCCTCCGGTCTCTTACAACCACATGCTGCTACTGCTGACTCAGTAGCACTCTGTGCTCAATATCAGTGAGATGAAACGTTGTCTGTAATTGACTTTTAAACCAGAACAGAGACATCAGTCCATAACCAGACATCAGTGGGTTAACACATCCTGCCATgtgaaagtgttttcttttttttattcactccATAAATATGTGAATGAAGTCTGTTCCTGCAGCTTCATTTAGCTGTCACGGGACTGATGTTTCTGTCTGCGGGTTGGGTTTGACTCAATGTGTGCTACTTGTATTACCTACAGTTTACTGATCTCCTGtgttcacattaaagtgttCAGACTGAGCCTGAGTGTGTCccgttgtcttttttttttttctttgcctcccTGAGCTCTTAAGAAATATATCAACCATGTTCTTTATTTGTTACTTTAattaacagaaaacatttgaaatggcCTACTACAGGATAGCACAGTGCAGAACTGATAATGTATGAAATGATCGAATCCCTGAAACAGAGATCATTCCCCTGCAGCTTGTAATGCATGCTGTACAAACACCACAGAGAAGTCACCTCCTCCAGATGAGTTGGAATAAATCTTGTAAGTAAACAAATCTCCATCAAACACTTACAAACAGAACACTTTGGCAGTTGTCTTGAAGGATTTGTAGCAtccaacaaattaaaaaatgcgAGCCGGTCAGAAGCTTGAGTCATTTAGTTTCTAACCTGCTTTTAAAGACTAATTTAGCACTTAGTGTTTATTAGACAGATACATGCTTTAAATGCTGTAAGTAATTTCAAAGCCAGTGgcctttttttctattaatcACTTGTCTCAATTATTATTctccataaataaaaaataaacggTAACAGTTAAGTCATTTCTGCATCGGTACATCTCGATCACAAACACTACGTCACACACTAGACTCTCCTAAGATACAAACAAAACCGTCCATTCTGATTACTTGTCACTCAGAAAAAAGGCATTTCATCCACATCAATGATCTCCCATCCTTGTAGTGAAATATAACATTTGGCAGTTTCAAATAAATCAGCCCAGATTCCTTCCTTGAGGCGTCCACTGCTAAGAATGTGCATAATTTGACTACAGGCGTCCCCCCATGAGGTCATGAGTGGTTCAGTGTAAGACAAGACACCTTCAAAACAGTGAGGTAAAATAAGATGAAGTCACTGTTTTCAGAGCCTGTAGCAGCAGTAGCTCATTTATTCCCCTTCCTGCTCTTGGTGGAGTTCAAGTCACTCTTGGTCTTCTGCAGGCGGGAGAAGATCTCCTTGAACAGGGCCTTGTACTCCGGCGTGTTCTGGCTCAGCCGCTTGtccacctgctccacctgcCTGCTGATCCCCTCCAGGGCCTCCGGGGTGGAGGGAGTTTGAGGAGGCGTGGGAGGTGTAGCGACGGCCCCCGATGTCGAAGGCCCCGCTGAGACCATGCTGTACTCCTTCATGGAGGGATCTCTGGAGACGGGCCGTGAGGTCTGCACCCCGGCGTGGCACAGGCTCTCCTCGTGACGCCGGCACTTCCCCAGCAGCTCCTCGTACTTCTCCAGCAGGGCGTGGTACTGCTCATCCACCTCCCGCAGGATGGACATGCCACGTTTGCGCACACCGTTGGCGTGGAGGGCGTAGCTGCCCTGGCGCCTGCCTGAGGCGTCGCGGGCCGAGATGGCATTCAGAGCCGTGTCGCTGCAGCTCTTCCTCACCGGGCCTCCCTGCTGCCCTGCGCCCTCTCCTTCACATCCCTCATCCAGCCCTGTGTCGTCCTCTGGGGTGTCCGTCTCAGGGCCGTTGTTAAGCAGCGTCTCTAGGCCGTCTTCCATGTTCCCAATCAGACACATCCTGGACTTCCTCAGCTGCTGCATCTCCTGGAGCTCAGCCTCCAGCTCCTGAACCCGCAGCTGGCAGCCCTCAGCTCCTAAGAGACGCTGCTCCAGGCGCTCAAACTCCTGCAGCACAGTGGCACACTCCTGCTCAGCACACTCCCTCTTGGACCGCTCTGTGGCCATGGCTGCACGCAGGGAGGAGACGATGTCCCTCAGCCGATCGTTCTCCTCTTCCACTGGCTGTCTCTCCGCGAGGTCCACACTGCCCGGGTTGGCCAACAGGAAAccatcctcatacctaaaagAAACAAGAGTCACATCGCTTAGTGATCTGGATTTAAAGCATGATTTGTTAAATACTTTACAACTGCACAATCATCCAATCAGTGCAGCAACTGTGGTGTTCTGTAAAGGCATTATAAAACCTGCAGTGAGTCATGAGATTATACCAATTACTGCAGTCGACACAAAGGCAGAGAGCAGAAACTGCAGAGACGGTGAAGTCGACAAGAAAGGGTTTGAAGTCTGATAATTACAAAAGAATCTCTTTTATAAACCCACATGCATCCTGCAGAGTAATCAGTTCATCTGTACTGTATGGAGCCGGTATTAGCAACACAGTAATCTGTGTGAAGAAGATAAAGTGACAACAGAACCCGACTACAGTGTGGGTGCGTCCCGGTGCAAACAAACTCCTAACAGTTGGTGACCTTGGCGCAGTGCAGAGCTCCTTCAGGCAGGGGAAGGAGTGGACAGTCTTGCGCCGTTCCTTCTTCTCCCTGCGGACCCTCAGCTCCTCCAGAGTGCGCAGTTCCTCCACCCGAGTTGTCAGACTGTCCACCTGACTCTGCAAGGTGTGCATGGTGCCCATCaacctgtgcacacacacacacacaaatgtttgcTCAGTGCTCCTTACGTCATGATTGAGGTGACTTAATTCTGTCTTTGTTCAGCGCACTGTTCTCAAAGCCACGGTGAGTCACTGCTACCAAACAAagaatgtgaagcagcagattTACAGAGGACAGAGGCAGCCATTGAAACTACTTCTAGACTTCAGACCAGTAATTTGATTTGTAAAGAACTTTGAGCCCTGATTATCATTATGTAAGTGCTAAAGACGGAAAAAGGGTAAAGAGGTTTAAAGTTGCTGAGGTGGATGGGGTggcctgtaaacaaacaaatgttgtAACTTCAGCAAAAATGTGGAGCAGCGTACATTACAAAGCTACTTAATGGTATTATGATACATCGATGTACCAGCCTCCTCTGGGCCCGGCTTCACACAACCTTTTAAAGACCTCCTGTACGTGATGATCCGTAATCTGCGACGTCGTTCTTGTTTTCCTACATTGTATGATTTAGAGTAGAAGAAGCTGTTGAGGCTGATGTTCACCTGTCTATTTTCTGCTGCGAGGCCTTGCTCTCCAGCACCAGTTTCTCGTTGGTGATCTCCAGCTCTCTGG contains:
- the cdr2l gene encoding cerebellar degeneration-related protein 2-like; translated protein: MLRAGRMEEFVTEEEEPWYDQRDLEQDLHLAAELGKTLLERNKELEDSLQQMYINNDEQVHEIEYLSKQLEMLREMNEQHAKVYEQLDVTARELEITNEKLVLESKASQQKIDRLMGTMHTLQSQVDSLTTRVEELRTLEELRVRREKKERRKTVHSFPCLKELCTAPRYEDGFLLANPGSVDLAERQPVEEENDRLRDIVSSLRAAMATERSKRECAEQECATVLQEFERLEQRLLGAEGCQLRVQELEAELQEMQQLRKSRMCLIGNMEDGLETLLNNGPETDTPEDDTGLDEGCEGEGAGQQGGPVRKSCSDTALNAISARDASGRRQGSYALHANGVRKRGMSILREVDEQYHALLEKYEELLGKCRRHEESLCHAGVQTSRPVSRDPSMKEYSMVSAGPSTSGAVATPPTPPQTPSTPEALEGISRQVEQVDKRLSQNTPEYKALFKEIFSRLQKTKSDLNSTKSRKGNK